One genomic region from Magallana gigas chromosome 3, xbMagGiga1.1, whole genome shotgun sequence encodes:
- the LOC105327128 gene encoding phosphoenolpyruvate phosphomutase — protein MVLGCVLRSALRNGCKVRVENMVYPGVRKMSSQSKPKKTTQLKNMLNSKELEFIMEAHNGLSARIVEEAGFKGIWGSGLSISAQLGVRDSNEASWTQVVDVMEFMSDATSIPILLDADTGYGNFNNARRLVRKLEDRGVAGACLEDKLFPKTNSLHDGRAQPLADIEEFALKIKACKDTQTDPDFCIVARVEAFIAGWGLDEALKRAEAYRNAGADAILMHSKKSDPSDIEAFMKAWNNQGPVVIVPTKYYKTPTQYFRDLGVSMVIWANHNLRSSITAMQGTTATIFKEQSLTSIEQNVATVKEVFRLQRDDELVSAEDQYLPKN, from the exons ATGGTTCTAGGTTGTGTTTTACGATCTGCGTTAAGAAATGGCTGCAAGGTTCGAG TGGAGAACATGGTGTACCCAGGGGTCCGTAAAATGTCAAGTCAATCAAAACCAAAG AAAACAACACAATTAAAGAACATGTTAAACTCCAAAGAGCTGGAATTCATCATGGAAGCCCACAACGGACTGAGCGCCAGGATCGTGGAAGAAGCCG GTTTCAAGGGCATCTGGGGAAGTGGTTTGTCTATATCAGCTCAGCTAGGTGTACGAGATAGCAATGAGGCTTCATGGACGCAGGTTGTCGACGTCATGGAATTCATGAGTGACGCAACATCAATCCCTATTTTACTAGACGCCGACACCGGATATGGAAATTTTAACAACGCGCGCAGGCTGGTGCGGAAATTAGAGGACAGAGGTGTAGCag GTGCGTGTTTAGAAGACAAATTATTTCCTAAAACAAATTCACTGCATGATGGACGGGCACAGCCGTTAGCGGATATCGAAGAATTCGCATTAAAAATAAAG gcatgTAAAGACACCCAGACCGATCCTGACTTTTGCATTGTTGCCCGTGTAGAGGCGTTCATTGCTGGCTGGGGATTGGACGAAGCTTTGAAGCGAGCCGAAGCATACCGGAATGCAG GCGCTGATGCCATCTTAATGCATAGCAAGAAAAGTGATCCTTCGGACATTGAAGCTTTCATGAAGGCCTGGAATAATCAG GGACCAGTAGTTATAGTGCCTACAAAGTACTACAAAACTCCCACTCAGTACTTCCGTGATTTGGGAGTTTCCATGGTGATATGGGCCAACCATAATTTACGTTCTTCCATCACAGCTATGCAGGGAACCACGGCAACCATTTTCAAAGAACAATCCCTCACATCTATAGAGCAGaat GTTGCCACGGTGAAAGAGGTTTTCCGTCTACAGAGAGACGATGAGCTGGTGTCGGCAGAAGATCAGTATTTACCTAAAAACTAG